The following are encoded in a window of Cycloclasticus pugetii PS-1 genomic DNA:
- a CDS encoding tRNA (cytidine(34)-2'-O)-methyltransferase — MIHVVLFEPEIPPNTGNVMRLCANAGVRLSLIHPLGFEINDKQLRRAGMDYRDVADVKEYQNFDEFLDGEKPNRVFAFSRFAKSNYSQVSYQAGDALVFGPETRGLPKAFIEALPEQQRLLIPMKEGNRSLNLSNSVAVAVYEAWRQHDFEW; from the coding sequence ATGATCCATGTCGTTTTATTTGAACCAGAAATTCCTCCTAATACGGGTAATGTAATGCGCCTTTGCGCTAATGCTGGGGTGCGTTTAAGTTTGATTCACCCGCTCGGTTTCGAAATTAACGATAAACAGTTAAGGCGAGCAGGGATGGATTACCGAGACGTGGCGGATGTGAAGGAATATCAAAATTTTGATGAATTTTTAGACGGCGAAAAACCAAACAGGGTGTTTGCTTTTTCTAGGTTTGCAAAAAGTAATTATTCGCAGGTCAGCTATCAAGCTGGCGATGCCTTGGTTTTTGGTCCTGAAACGAGAGGCTTGCCAAAGGCATTTATTGAAGCCTTACCAGAGCAGCAGCGACTTTTAATTCCAATGAAGGAGGGTAATAGAAGCCTTAATTTATCAAACTCAGTTGCTGTAGCGGTGTATGAGGCATGGCGCCAACATGATTTCGAATGGTAA
- a CDS encoding NAD(P)H-dependent glycerol-3-phosphate dehydrogenase: MSPKKIAVLGAGSWGTAMAVMMARAGHHITLWGHNPSHIKQLKIDNSNVEFLPGTDFPSTLSVTDQLEETVEEHDFLMLAVPSHAFRQTLLKCKPQLKKDTIVSWITKGFETGTGLLAHEIVIETLGKDTKLALISGPSFALEVADNLPTAVVVASTDIEVATEVADIIRNANFLTFPTKHLASAEIGGAMKNILAIAAGISDGLGYGANARAALITLGLTEMVQLGHVYNCSESSFLGLAGVGDLVLTCTDNQSRNRRLGLQLGQGKKIDDAKQTIGQEVEGIHAAREVHAICEKWSLDMPICIQTYRILYEGLAPDVAVRYLLSRAQLAEPQLD; encoded by the coding sequence ATGAGCCCTAAAAAAATAGCTGTTCTTGGTGCTGGCTCGTGGGGTACCGCCATGGCTGTGATGATGGCCAGAGCAGGTCACCACATTACATTATGGGGACATAACCCGAGCCATATTAAGCAACTCAAGATTGATAATAGTAACGTTGAATTTCTTCCTGGCACCGACTTCCCCAGCACCTTAAGCGTTACAGATCAGCTGGAAGAAACCGTCGAAGAACACGATTTTTTAATGCTTGCTGTTCCCAGTCATGCATTTAGACAAACGCTACTTAAATGTAAGCCTCAGCTTAAAAAAGATACTATCGTGAGCTGGATAACAAAAGGCTTTGAAACCGGCACAGGGCTATTAGCACATGAAATCGTCATAGAAACCCTAGGTAAGGATACAAAGTTAGCCCTAATCTCTGGGCCTAGTTTTGCACTTGAAGTTGCAGATAATCTGCCCACAGCCGTTGTAGTAGCTTCTACAGATATCGAGGTTGCCACTGAGGTTGCAGATATAATACGAAACGCTAACTTCCTGACCTTCCCAACTAAGCACCTTGCTAGCGCAGAAATAGGTGGCGCCATGAAAAATATCTTAGCCATTGCTGCCGGTATTTCTGATGGTTTAGGTTACGGAGCCAATGCTCGAGCCGCATTAATCACCCTAGGCTTAACTGAAATGGTACAACTCGGCCATGTCTATAATTGCTCGGAAAGTTCTTTTCTTGGCTTAGCCGGTGTCGGTGATTTAGTATTGACTTGTACCGATAATCAATCACGTAACCGACGTCTTGGTTTACAGCTTGGACAGGGTAAAAAAATTGATGACGCAAAACAAACGATTGGCCAAGAAGTAGAAGGCATCCATGCTGCTCGTGAAGTGCATGCTATTTGTGAAAAGTGGTCACTCGATATGCCCATCTGCATTCAAACATACCGAATTTTGTATGAAGGATTAGCCCCTGACGTAGCCGTTAGATATTTGCTCAGCCGCGCTCAATTGGCCGAACCTCAGCTAGACTAG
- the secB gene encoding protein-export chaperone SecB, whose translation MASTEQTASSDKQFAIQKLYVKDLSFESPNTPTVFTEKWEPNVDINLNSNAKKAPQDLFEVSITVTVTVKNNDSVAYLVEATQVGIFGVKGFSEPELGPLLGSFCPSVLFPYLREVVSEVVTKGGFPPMLLNPVNFDALYAQHSQQNDISKAN comes from the coding sequence ATGGCCTCTACCGAACAAACCGCTTCATCTGACAAACAATTTGCAATTCAAAAACTATATGTAAAAGACCTATCTTTTGAATCGCCTAACACACCCACTGTTTTTACAGAAAAGTGGGAACCCAATGTTGATATAAACTTAAACAGTAATGCCAAAAAAGCACCTCAAGACCTTTTTGAAGTCTCAATCACTGTTACCGTCACCGTAAAAAATAATGACAGCGTGGCCTACTTAGTTGAAGCGACCCAGGTAGGAATTTTCGGTGTTAAAGGTTTCTCAGAGCCTGAGTTAGGCCCACTCTTAGGTAGCTTTTGCCCAAGTGTTTTATTTCCCTATTTACGTGAAGTGGTTTCTGAGGTTGTCACCAAAGGCGGCTTCCCTCCAATGTTACTAAACCCTGTTAACTTTGATGCTTTATACGCTCAGCATAGCCAACAAAACGATATCTCCAAAGCCAATTAA
- a CDS encoding rhodanese-like domain-containing protein, with product MDIYLEFISNHSLLFIALLFVIILLLQSFFSDITRKYKLISPSEAINLINREDAVVIDTRTKDEFKSGHISGAVLMPISEIKDNADALNKYEERPLILYCKSGTRSDEACKTLSKLGRTNVHALSGGIQAWEAASMPLVKK from the coding sequence ATGGATATTTATTTGGAATTTATCAGCAATCACAGCCTGCTTTTTATTGCCTTGCTGTTTGTTATTATTTTATTGTTACAGTCTTTTTTTAGCGACATTACCCGCAAATATAAACTCATTTCCCCATCTGAAGCGATCAACCTGATTAACCGTGAAGACGCTGTCGTTATTGATACACGTACTAAAGACGAGTTTAAAAGTGGTCACATTTCAGGCGCCGTATTGATGCCGATCTCTGAGATAAAAGATAACGCTGATGCGTTAAATAAATACGAGGAACGCCCGCTAATACTTTACTGTAAGTCAGGAACACGTTCTGACGAAGCTTGCAAAACACTCAGCAAGCTTGGCAGAACTAATGTGCATGCTTTAAGCGGTGGGATCCAAGCTTGGGAAGCCGCCAGCATGCCACTCGTTAAAAAATAA
- the gpmI gene encoding 2,3-bisphosphoglycerate-independent phosphoglycerate mutase: MKRPIVLMILDGFGYAEAGESNAINAANTPTWDRLWATKPKALLDCSGSVVGLPDRQMGNSEVGHLHLGAGRLLPQTFTQLNDDVHSGEFKNNPVLCDVVNDVIEDDKALHVVGLLSPGGVHSHEDHLKAMIEMAAEKGVKKLYLHAILDGRDTPPKSAKASLEKMELLYKQLGVGKTVSLVGRFYAMDRDNRWDRVQLAYDLLSQGKAEYSAEDAISGLMASYGREQTDEFVLPTSIHPTSSQAIKIEDGDSVVFMNFRSDRTRELTRAFTETGFNEFERAEVPLLNKFVCLTQYHEDFDLPVAYPPIEVNNGFGEVLASKGLKQLRIAETEKYAHVTFFFNGGDDAPNEGEDRVLIPSPNVKTYDLQPEMSAPELTDKLVEAVLSEKYDAIITNYANCDMVGHTGNFDAAVKAVETIDACIARLLEALEKVGGEVFITADHGNAEQMTDPDSGQTHTAHTTNPVPFVYVGRSAQLDSSGDLADVAPTMLAAMGLSPSAEMSGHSLLHLTS; this comes from the coding sequence ATTAAACGCCCTATTGTGTTAATGATTTTAGATGGCTTTGGTTACGCTGAGGCAGGAGAATCTAACGCCATTAATGCGGCGAACACGCCAACCTGGGACAGACTATGGGCAACCAAGCCTAAAGCTTTATTAGATTGTTCAGGCTCGGTAGTGGGGTTACCAGATAGGCAAATGGGTAATTCAGAGGTTGGGCATTTGCACTTGGGTGCAGGACGCTTATTGCCGCAAACGTTTACGCAATTAAATGATGATGTTCATTCGGGTGAATTTAAAAACAATCCAGTACTTTGTGATGTAGTAAATGATGTGATTGAAGATGATAAGGCGCTACATGTTGTAGGCTTATTATCGCCTGGTGGTGTACATAGCCATGAAGATCACCTTAAAGCAATGATAGAAATGGCTGCTGAGAAAGGTGTTAAAAAGCTTTATTTGCATGCCATCTTAGATGGCAGGGACACACCGCCGAAAAGTGCTAAGGCGTCATTAGAAAAAATGGAGCTTTTATATAAACAGTTAGGTGTTGGCAAAACGGTGTCTTTAGTAGGTCGTTTTTATGCGATGGATAGAGATAATCGTTGGGATAGAGTCCAACTGGCGTATGACCTATTGAGCCAAGGGAAAGCAGAATATTCTGCTGAAGATGCAATTAGTGGATTAATGGCATCTTACGGACGCGAGCAAACAGATGAGTTCGTCTTGCCAACCAGCATACACCCTACTAGTAGCCAGGCTATTAAAATAGAAGATGGCGACAGCGTTGTTTTTATGAATTTTAGATCAGATAGAACACGTGAATTAACCAGGGCATTTACAGAAACTGGCTTCAATGAGTTTGAGCGAGCTGAGGTGCCGTTATTGAATAAATTTGTGTGTTTAACACAGTACCATGAGGATTTTGATTTGCCCGTTGCCTACCCTCCTATAGAGGTAAATAACGGCTTTGGAGAGGTGCTTGCCAGTAAAGGTCTAAAGCAGTTGCGTATTGCTGAAACTGAAAAGTATGCGCATGTTACGTTCTTTTTTAATGGTGGTGATGACGCACCAAATGAGGGTGAGGATCGAGTTTTAATTCCATCGCCAAATGTTAAAACATATGATTTACAACCAGAGATGAGTGCGCCAGAACTCACAGATAAATTGGTTGAGGCTGTTTTATCAGAAAAATATGATGCCATTATTACCAATTATGCAAACTGCGATATGGTTGGCCATACAGGTAATTTTGATGCAGCGGTGAAAGCTGTTGAAACGATTGATGCCTGCATTGCAAGGTTGTTGGAAGCACTTGAAAAAGTAGGCGGTGAGGTTTTTATCACGGCGGATCATGGTAATGCCGAACAAATGACGGATCCAGATTCTGGTCAGACGCACACAGCGCATACCACCAACCCAGTGCCCTTTGTTTATGTTGGCCGTTCCGCACAGCTTGATAGCAGCGGTGATTTAGCAGATGTCGCGCCTACGATGTTGGCCGCTATGGGGCTTAGTCCATCAGCCGAGATGAGTGGGCATAGTTTGCTTCATTTAACCAGTTAA
- a CDS encoding murein hydrolase activator EnvC family protein has protein sequence MLKQRLILTTLILVSLLGSGSLFASPESEKKKQLALLRERMQLVEKNIALTQQSKTKEEKALKQLDKRLAESSKRLRLLNEKLDETDKKIKQLRAQQARLKEQTKVQKQLLAEQLKSAYLMGKQQRVKMLLNQQHPDRMSRVIQYYDYFNQARLDNVTALDAGIKKLIDVEVALDDQLSELATFIDAKKTENEQLMAAKSQRKKVLAQLGKEMKSAADELAELKENEKRLTTLLASIRQVIIDTPVLAQQNKPFKSLKGRLPWPIKGSIRKRFGSARQSGRYDGVVIAASEGTAIKAISHGRVVYADWLRGYGLLIIVDHGSNYMSLYAFNEGLYKEVGDWVEAGEMIATVGVSGGQQKAGLYFSIRKNGKPVNPIQWCRAVKKGRVG, from the coding sequence ATGTTAAAGCAACGACTTATTTTAACGACGCTTATATTAGTTTCGTTACTGGGTTCAGGGTCCTTATTTGCATCGCCTGAGAGTGAGAAAAAGAAACAACTGGCTTTGTTGCGCGAGCGGATGCAATTGGTGGAAAAAAACATCGCTTTAACGCAGCAATCAAAAACTAAAGAGGAAAAGGCGCTTAAACAACTGGATAAACGCTTGGCTGAGTCTTCAAAAAGGCTTCGTTTGCTGAATGAAAAGCTTGATGAAACAGACAAAAAAATTAAGCAATTGCGAGCCCAGCAAGCTAGGCTAAAAGAACAGACTAAGGTGCAAAAACAGTTATTGGCCGAGCAATTAAAGTCGGCGTATTTAATGGGTAAGCAACAGCGTGTGAAGATGTTGCTTAATCAACAGCACCCAGATCGGATGAGTCGAGTAATACAGTACTATGACTATTTCAACCAAGCGAGATTGGACAATGTAACGGCACTGGACGCGGGTATTAAAAAATTAATTGATGTTGAAGTGGCGCTAGATGATCAGTTGAGTGAGTTAGCCACCTTTATTGACGCAAAAAAAACGGAGAACGAGCAGTTAATGGCGGCTAAGAGTCAACGTAAAAAGGTGTTGGCTCAGTTAGGTAAAGAGATGAAATCAGCGGCCGATGAATTGGCTGAATTAAAAGAAAATGAAAAACGCTTAACAACGCTATTAGCTAGTATTCGCCAAGTCATTATTGATACGCCTGTGTTGGCCCAGCAAAATAAACCTTTTAAGAGCTTAAAAGGTCGATTGCCTTGGCCTATAAAAGGCTCGATACGTAAGCGATTTGGTAGTGCAAGACAATCTGGTCGCTATGACGGGGTTGTTATTGCTGCAAGCGAAGGCACCGCCATTAAGGCTATCTCGCATGGTAGAGTAGTGTATGCGGATTGGTTAAGAGGCTATGGTTTGTTGATTATCGTCGATCATGGTTCAAACTATATGAGTTTATATGCCTTCAATGAAGGGTTGTACAAAGAAGTGGGTGACTGGGTTGAAGCGGGTGAAATGATAGCAACGGTTGGAGTGAGTGGCGGACAACAAAAAGCCGGTCTATACTTCAGCATTAGAAAAAATGGAAAGCCGGTGAATCCTATTCAATGGTGTCGAGCGGTTAAAAAAGGTCGCGTTGGGTAA
- a CDS encoding S41 family peptidase, with amino-acid sequence MNFLRKTLPVLMVGAALGIMLSIGGTVLAEKERVNSSLPLEDLKAFSEVFGQIKASYVEEVSDHDLLENAIKGMLTGLDPHSTYLDKKAFKDLREGTRGEFGGLGIEVGMEDGFVKVITPIDDTPAFKAGIEAGDLVIRLDEKPVKGMTLSDAVKIMRGKPGTDILLTIIREGEPKPLKIKITRAVIKVVSVKNRLLEPGYGYVRIASFQTRTGENLNDAISELKKESEGNELKGLVLDLRNNPGGLLNAAVSVSDAFLSDGLIVYTEGRIEHSKMSFKAGPNDVLKGAPIVVLINGGSASASEIVAGALQDHKRAVIMGQQSFGKGSVQTILENNKGGAIKLTTARYFTPSGRSIQAEGITPDITLSAVKLEQLEDDFVAIKEKDLTKHLVNPEGEEEKEEKVVEQVSTDYPLHEALNLLKGINILRK; translated from the coding sequence ATGAATTTTTTACGTAAAACATTGCCAGTGTTAATGGTAGGTGCTGCACTGGGTATTATGTTGAGCATTGGCGGGACCGTGTTGGCTGAGAAAGAACGGGTTAACAGTTCGTTACCATTAGAGGATTTAAAGGCATTTTCAGAAGTATTTGGCCAAATTAAAGCGTCTTATGTTGAAGAGGTGAGTGATCACGACCTATTAGAGAATGCGATAAAAGGGATGTTAACGGGCTTGGACCCTCACTCAACCTATTTGGATAAAAAAGCCTTTAAAGATTTGCGTGAAGGAACACGTGGGGAATTTGGTGGTTTAGGCATCGAAGTAGGTATGGAAGATGGTTTCGTAAAAGTTATTACGCCAATTGATGATACGCCTGCTTTTAAAGCAGGGATAGAAGCCGGTGATTTGGTGATTCGTTTAGATGAAAAACCAGTAAAAGGCATGACCTTGTCAGATGCAGTAAAAATAATGCGCGGCAAACCAGGGACCGATATTCTGTTAACGATTATAAGAGAAGGTGAGCCGAAGCCACTTAAAATTAAGATCACCCGTGCAGTTATTAAAGTGGTTAGTGTGAAAAATCGTCTTTTAGAACCCGGCTATGGCTATGTAAGAATTGCCAGCTTCCAAACAAGGACTGGAGAAAACCTAAATGACGCGATTTCTGAGTTAAAAAAAGAATCTGAAGGTAATGAGCTAAAAGGTCTGGTATTGGATTTACGTAATAACCCTGGTGGTTTATTAAATGCGGCCGTGTCAGTGAGTGATGCTTTCTTAAGCGATGGTTTAATTGTTTACACAGAAGGCCGTATTGAGCATTCTAAAATGAGCTTTAAAGCAGGCCCCAATGATGTTTTAAAAGGTGCTCCAATTGTTGTGTTGATTAATGGTGGTTCTGCGTCGGCCTCAGAAATTGTTGCTGGTGCGTTACAAGACCATAAGCGTGCAGTGATTATGGGGCAGCAAAGTTTTGGTAAAGGTTCGGTGCAAACGATTTTAGAAAACAATAAAGGCGGAGCGATTAAATTAACCACAGCGCGTTACTTCACGCCATCAGGTCGCTCAATTCAAGCTGAAGGGATCACGCCTGACATCACTTTATCGGCAGTAAAGTTAGAACAATTAGAAGATGATTTTGTTGCAATTAAAGAAAAAGATTTAACAAAGCATTTAGTGAACCCCGAAGGCGAAGAAGAAAAGGAAGAAAAAGTAGTAGAGCAAGTGAGTACAGATTACCCCTTGCACGAAGCGCTTAATTTGCTTAAAGGCATCAATATTTTAAGAAAGTAA
- a CDS encoding divergent polysaccharide deacetylase family protein → MEKLIMARTFLLIACVFLIGPSHAEEVKPEAVISIIIDDIGYRLEEGRQLINLSANLTYAVLPNAPKARQLANLAHQHGHEVMLHMPMQSTLGEAAEEGALAIDMKEKEVEQALLQAFNKVPHAIGMNNHQGSLLTRHPGHMEWVMKTMRQGNYFFVDSRTAGQSIAAQIAVEQGVPVLSRDVFLDHTIDEEKIKQQFDILIKQALENGYAVGIGHPYPETLSVLQEMLPTLALRGVKLEPISYQLRKRSAQMVVGKIIN, encoded by the coding sequence GTGGAAAAGTTAATTATGGCTCGGACTTTTTTATTGATCGCTTGTGTTTTTTTGATAGGGCCTAGCCACGCCGAGGAAGTAAAACCAGAGGCGGTTATCAGTATTATTATTGATGATATTGGTTATCGTTTAGAAGAAGGCAGGCAGCTGATTAATCTATCGGCCAACTTAACGTATGCGGTTTTACCCAATGCACCAAAAGCCAGACAGTTGGCGAATCTTGCGCATCAGCATGGGCACGAAGTTATGCTGCATATGCCAATGCAGTCAACCCTTGGAGAAGCTGCCGAAGAGGGTGCCTTAGCCATTGATATGAAAGAAAAAGAGGTGGAGCAGGCCCTGTTGCAGGCGTTTAATAAAGTACCTCACGCAATCGGTATGAATAATCACCAAGGGAGTTTGCTAACACGGCATCCTGGCCATATGGAATGGGTGATGAAAACAATGCGGCAGGGAAATTATTTTTTTGTTGATAGTCGTACTGCTGGGCAGTCTATTGCCGCGCAAATTGCCGTTGAACAAGGTGTGCCCGTCCTTAGTCGTGATGTTTTTCTCGACCACACTATTGATGAAGAAAAGATTAAACAACAGTTTGATATATTGATTAAACAAGCTTTAGAAAACGGTTATGCCGTGGGCATTGGTCACCCATATCCAGAAACATTAAGTGTATTGCAAGAAATGTTACCCACATTAGCCTTACGGGGGGTGAAGCTTGAGCCTATTTCATATCAGCTTCGGAAAAGATCGGCACAAATGGTAGTGGGTAAGATCATTAACTAA
- a CDS encoding choice-of-anchor I family protein, whose product MDSLIKLTLGVSLTLGISFSTLSFADINIVKKGQYTEECGGEESCTEISAFSPVSNRIYTTNAEENELKILNVDSNGWLSEHSTLTLIGGGPNSVTTYGNWVAVAVEAVNKQDDGNVLIYDLEGNLQRIIKAGALPDMLTFTPNGKFLIVANEGEPDDEYKNDPEGTVTVINTNTWMPATADFNTFNSTKLKNVRIFGPDASIAQDLEPEYITVSADSSTAWISLQENNALAKLDIASATITDIYGLGYKKHQQNKNAFDASNKDNAINIQTWPTYGMYQPDAIASFEYKGSTFILSANEGDARDYDGYSEEVRVEDLILNPDAFENARELQQIENLGRLKTTTANGDINNDGAHEKIYSYGARSFSIWDEKGSRIYDSGSDFERFLATYADNNVDNEPWEEGRSDDKGPEPESITTGELRGKIYAFIGLERANGIFIYDISNPRKPKPAGYINIEKQGDIGPEGLIFIKKTESHGWLIVTNEISNTISIYEISID is encoded by the coding sequence ATGGATTCACTAATAAAGCTCACTCTCGGCGTCAGCTTAACGCTTGGCATATCATTCTCTACACTTTCTTTTGCTGATATTAATATCGTTAAAAAAGGTCAATATACCGAGGAATGTGGCGGCGAAGAAAGTTGCACCGAGATTTCAGCTTTTAGTCCTGTGTCGAATAGGATTTACACCACCAATGCCGAAGAGAATGAACTCAAAATTCTTAATGTAGATAGTAACGGCTGGCTCTCCGAGCACAGCACTCTGACTTTGATTGGTGGCGGCCCAAACAGTGTTACTACCTACGGGAATTGGGTTGCTGTAGCCGTAGAGGCTGTCAATAAACAAGATGATGGCAACGTTCTTATCTATGACCTTGAAGGAAATTTACAGCGGATCATAAAAGCTGGCGCATTACCCGACATGCTGACATTTACCCCGAACGGTAAATTTTTAATTGTTGCTAACGAAGGAGAGCCTGACGATGAGTATAAAAATGACCCTGAAGGTACGGTAACTGTTATCAATACAAACACTTGGATGCCTGCAACGGCTGATTTTAATACGTTTAACAGTACTAAATTAAAAAACGTGCGTATTTTTGGCCCAGATGCGTCAATTGCCCAAGACCTAGAACCTGAATATATTACTGTTTCAGCCGACTCCAGTACGGCTTGGATTAGCCTGCAAGAAAACAATGCTTTAGCAAAACTAGACATTGCGTCAGCGACTATCACCGATATTTATGGCTTAGGTTACAAAAAACATCAACAAAATAAAAATGCCTTTGATGCCAGCAACAAAGATAATGCAATAAACATTCAAACATGGCCAACATACGGCATGTATCAACCCGATGCTATTGCAAGTTTCGAGTATAAAGGTTCAACTTTCATTTTATCTGCCAATGAGGGCGATGCTAGAGACTATGACGGTTACAGCGAAGAAGTGCGTGTTGAAGACCTAATATTAAACCCTGACGCATTCGAAAATGCTAGAGAGCTTCAACAAATAGAGAACCTGGGGCGATTAAAAACCACCACTGCCAATGGCGATATAAACAATGATGGGGCACATGAAAAGATTTACTCTTATGGCGCACGCTCTTTTTCTATCTGGGATGAAAAAGGGTCTCGAATCTATGACTCTGGGTCTGACTTTGAACGCTTCTTAGCCACCTATGCTGATAACAACGTTGATAATGAACCATGGGAAGAAGGACGTAGTGACGACAAGGGGCCTGAACCTGAATCTATTACTACCGGTGAGCTACGCGGTAAAATTTATGCCTTTATTGGCTTAGAAAGAGCTAATGGTATTTTTATATATGACATCTCTAATCCGCGCAAACCAAAGCCTGCCGGTTATATCAACATTGAGAAGCAAGGTGACATTGGACCAGAAGGGTTAATTTTTATTAAAAAAACTGAGTCTCATGGTTGGCTAATTGTTACTAATGAGATTAGTAACACGATTAGTATTTACGAAATAAGCATTGATTAA
- a CDS encoding DUF934 domain-containing protein, whose protein sequence is MTLIKNNEIVQDRWTKLDEEQALQADYNIIDLAYWNANKDSLIASKGHLGLWVQGDESAEQFADDLQYFELIAIHFPTFVDGRGYSLAKILREKHHYTKEIRAVGDVLPDQALYLTRVGFDTLEFSTKEAGSLALEKLNEFSVFYQAATN, encoded by the coding sequence ATGACGCTCATTAAAAACAACGAAATCGTTCAAGACCGTTGGACCAAGCTAGACGAAGAGCAAGCTCTACAAGCAGACTATAACATCATCGATCTTGCCTATTGGAATGCCAATAAAGATTCCTTAATCGCTAGCAAAGGACATCTTGGCTTATGGGTTCAAGGCGATGAAAGTGCAGAACAATTTGCAGATGACTTACAATACTTTGAGCTTATCGCTATACACTTTCCAACATTTGTTGACGGTCGTGGTTACTCACTAGCGAAAATATTACGTGAAAAGCACCATTACACCAAAGAAATCAGAGCCGTTGGTGATGTCCTACCCGATCAGGCTCTTTATTTAACACGTGTAGGATTCGATACACTTGAATTCTCAACTAAAGAAGCTGGTTCGCTTGCCTTAGAAAAATTAAATGAGTTTAGCGTTTTCTATCAGGCTGCTACCAACTAG